One Bartonella tribocorum CIP 105476 genomic window carries:
- a CDS encoding GcrA family cell cycle regulator → MGWTCERVELLKKLWSEGLSASQIAAQLGGVSRNAVIGKVHRLKLPGRGKTAPGSARTQKTPAASSPSSPRARRTTSTVSPINTSSINVEETALKTEFVAEDVKEVDMFTKSNVVVPISRQLNLLQLSENTCRWPVGDPLSADFHFCGADSDENSPYCAFHAKLAFQPISERRRIRI, encoded by the coding sequence ATGGGTTGGACATGTGAACGTGTTGAGCTTCTTAAGAAGCTTTGGAGTGAAGGGTTAAGTGCAAGTCAAATTGCTGCTCAATTAGGCGGGGTCAGCAGAAATGCGGTTATCGGTAAAGTGCATCGACTAAAATTGCCAGGGCGTGGCAAAACAGCACCAGGAAGCGCGCGTACACAAAAAACGCCTGCAGCAAGCAGCCCATCATCTCCACGTGCGCGTCGCACCACATCCACAGTATCGCCAATAAACACTTCATCTATCAACGTTGAAGAAACAGCTTTAAAGACGGAATTTGTAGCAGAAGATGTAAAAGAAGTTGATATGTTTACAAAATCTAATGTAGTGGTGCCTATATCACGTCAACTTAATCTGCTACAATTGAGTGAAAATACATGTAGATGGCCGGTAGGCGATCCATTATCAGCTGATTTTCATTTTTGTGGTGCCGATTCTGATGAAAATAGCCCCTATTGTGCTTTTCATGCTAAGCTAGCATTTCAACCAATATCTGAAAGACGGCGAATAAGAATATAA
- the rpsT gene encoding 30S ribosomal protein S20 has translation MANTPSARKAVRKVAARTQVNKARRSRVRTFMRKFDDALAGGDKASAEIAFKNFEPEIMRAVSKGVFHKNTAARKVSRLAKRLKALSV, from the coding sequence ATGGCGAATACACCTTCTGCTCGAAAAGCGGTGCGCAAGGTTGCAGCACGCACACAGGTTAATAAGGCCCGCCGTTCACGCGTTCGTACTTTTATGCGTAAGTTTGATGATGCTTTAGCAGGGGGTGATAAGGCGTCTGCAGAAATTGCATTTAAGAATTTTGAGCCTGAGATTATGCGTGCGGTTTCTAAAGGGGTTTTTCATAAAAATACTGCTGCGAGGAAAGTATCGCGTTTAGCGAAACGTTTGAAGGCTCTCAGCGTTTAA
- a CDS encoding DsbE family thiol:disulfide interchange protein, which yields MKNIPPKLKKNIPLPVLFVLFGPFVFFLLLMVFFFNFMDKKYPQNSSLLPNAFAGKPAPNTHLPLLDKESYLHSKQFKGRVTLVNFWGSWCLPCREEHPLLMKIAQDKRFDLIGINYKDNKANALRFLNNFGNPFKLSGFDVSGYTAIDWGVYGPPETFLLNKKSIIIAKHIGPLTWQIYQTKILPKIEQALMTEEK from the coding sequence ATGAAGAACATCCCTCCAAAACTTAAAAAAAATATACCTTTACCTGTTTTGTTTGTTCTTTTTGGACCCTTTGTGTTTTTTCTTCTTCTCATGGTGTTTTTTTTCAACTTTATGGATAAAAAATATCCTCAAAATTCTTCTCTTCTCCCAAATGCATTCGCTGGAAAACCTGCTCCCAATACGCATCTTCCTCTCCTTGATAAGGAAAGTTATCTTCATTCAAAACAATTTAAAGGACGTGTCACATTGGTCAATTTTTGGGGTTCTTGGTGTTTGCCTTGTCGCGAAGAGCATCCTCTTCTTATGAAAATTGCACAAGATAAACGTTTTGATCTGATTGGTATTAATTATAAGGATAATAAAGCAAATGCCCTGCGCTTTTTAAATAATTTTGGTAATCCTTTTAAATTGAGTGGCTTTGATGTTTCAGGATATACAGCCATTGACTGGGGGGTATATGGCCCCCCAGAAACCTTTCTCTTGAATAAAAAGAGCATCATTATTGCCAAACATATTGGTCCCTTAACATGGCAAATTTATCAAACAAAAATTCTACCAAAAATTGAACAAGCGCTCATGACAGAAGAAAAATAA
- the ccmB gene encoding heme exporter protein CcmB, whose translation MKALFWRDLKLLLAPQASSLTGLLFFIAIVIITPFAIGPDPKILAQIGPGILWFGALLAGLLNLNKLFQIDRDDGNLDQFILSGQRQSFMLIIFTKCIAHWVGTMLPLIFATPILALMLHLDVTITFTTILTLVCGTPAIIFIGAIGAALASSLLHSTLLIFVIILPWIIPIMIFGVSAATAPTNPNASFLTSLALLSAFSLFLSLFSSFIAALTLKLLSE comes from the coding sequence ATGAAAGCACTGTTCTGGCGTGATCTTAAACTATTATTAGCGCCACAAGCCTCTTCGCTAACAGGACTATTGTTTTTCATCGCTATTGTGATCATAACCCCCTTTGCCATTGGACCAGATCCTAAAATTCTTGCACAAATAGGGCCAGGAATATTGTGGTTCGGTGCCCTTCTTGCAGGACTCCTTAATCTGAACAAACTTTTTCAAATTGATCGCGATGATGGCAATCTCGACCAATTTATTCTTTCGGGGCAAAGACAAAGTTTTATGCTCATTATCTTTACTAAATGTATCGCCCATTGGGTAGGAACAATGCTTCCTCTTATTTTTGCTACGCCTATTTTGGCTCTCATGCTCCACTTAGATGTAACGATAACTTTTACAACAATACTTACCCTTGTATGCGGAACACCAGCTATTATTTTTATTGGTGCCATAGGAGCAGCACTTGCAAGCTCATTGTTGCATAGCACTCTTCTTATTTTCGTTATTATCCTGCCGTGGATCATTCCAATTATGATTTTTGGTGTTTCAGCAGCTACAGCCCCAACAAATCCAAATGCTTCTTTTCTCACTTCCCTAGCTCTTCTTAGTGCTTTTTCACTTTTTTTGAGTCTTTTTAGCTCTTTTATTGCCGCTCTAACGCTCAAGCTTTTGTCAGAATAA
- a CDS encoding replication initiation protein, with amino-acid sequence MAFIRIINVLKRFRYYKYTIDDFCISMDCAEKQRKNFSNIKRCIIEPVMRELNKKDGWKIAWKFTKIGKKVTAVEFQFKKYPQGKLL; translated from the coding sequence ATGGCGTTTATTAGAATTATTAACGTGCTTAAAAGATTTAGGTACTACAAGTATACAATTGATGATTTTTGTATTTCAATGGATTGCGCAGAAAAACAACGAAAGAATTTTAGTAACATTAAACGTTGTATTATCGAGCCAGTCATGAGAGAACTAAACAAAAAAGATGGCTGGAAAATTGCCTGGAAGTTCACCAAAATTGGGAAGAAAGTTACAGCAGTTGAGTTTCAATTTAAAAAATATCCGCAAGGGAAATTATTATAA
- the acnA gene encoding aconitate hydratase AcnA: MTHIDSFNCRRMLNVGGKEYTYYSLIEAEKNGLEGISRLPFSMKVILENLLRFEDGRTVKKEDILNVAKWLSDKGSAGAEIAYRPARVLMQDFTGVPAVVDLSAMRDAMVKLGGNAEKINPLIPVDLVIDHSVIVDDFGTPMAFKENVEHEYERNGERYRFLKWGQQAFQNFRVVPPGTGICHQVNLEYLAQCVWMKSEEGNETVYPDTCVGTDSHTTMVNGLGVLGWGVGGIEAEAAMLGQPVSMLLPEVIGFRLIGKLKEGVTATDLVLTVTQMLRQKGVVGKFVEFFGPGLEHMTLADRATIGNMAPEYGATCGFFPIDKETVRYLNMTGRDENRIALVEAYSKAQGMWHDERVASPIFSDTIELDMGTVVPSMAGPKRPEGRIALENVGQGFEKALVEDYKKTSGQDEHYQVEGEEYELSHGDVVIAAITSCTNTSNPSVLIAAGLLARNAVAKGLKSKPWVKTSLAPGSQVVEAYLKNSGLQKDLDALGFNLVGFGCTTCIGNSGPLHPAISKTINDNGVIAAAVLSGNRNFEGRVSPDVQANYLASPPLVVAHALVGTVRKDLTKEPLGEDSDGQPIYLRDIWPTSQEIQAFIEENVTRKVFAEKYADVFKGDENWQKVQIPTGATYSWDEQSTYVRNPPYFYDMQKTPNVLPDIKDARILGLFGDKITTDHISPAGSIKAASPAGKYLMDHGVHVADFNQYGTRRGNHEVMVRGTFANIRIRNFMLGEDGREGGYTVHYPSAIEQTIYDAAMAYKQEGIPLVVFAGIEYGNGSSRDWAAKGTNLLGIKAVIVQSFERIHRSNLVGMGIVPFVFGEGLSWKSLGLKGDEKVTIEGIHNLKPRQKTVAKITFSDDTVKTVPLLCRIDTEDELDYLHHGGILQYVLRKLAI, from the coding sequence ATGACTCACATTGATAGCTTTAATTGTCGCAGAATGTTAAATGTTGGTGGCAAAGAATATACTTATTATAGCTTGATCGAAGCGGAGAAGAATGGACTTGAAGGGATTTCGCGTTTGCCGTTTTCGATGAAAGTTATTCTCGAAAATTTATTGCGCTTTGAAGATGGGCGCACGGTTAAAAAAGAGGATATCCTCAATGTTGCTAAATGGTTAAGCGACAAAGGGAGCGCAGGGGCAGAAATCGCCTACCGTCCTGCACGTGTTCTTATGCAAGACTTTACTGGTGTTCCGGCGGTTGTTGATCTTTCTGCAATGCGTGATGCTATGGTCAAACTTGGTGGTAACGCTGAAAAAATTAATCCTCTCATACCCGTTGATCTCGTCATTGATCACTCAGTTATTGTTGATGATTTTGGCACTCCCATGGCTTTTAAGGAAAACGTTGAGCATGAATATGAGCGCAATGGTGAACGTTATCGTTTCCTGAAATGGGGACAACAAGCCTTTCAAAATTTTCGTGTTGTTCCTCCAGGTACGGGGATTTGTCATCAGGTTAACCTTGAATATTTAGCACAATGCGTGTGGATGAAGAGTGAAGAGGGGAATGAGACGGTTTATCCTGATACCTGCGTGGGAACTGATTCTCATACGACGATGGTCAATGGTTTGGGTGTTTTAGGTTGGGGTGTTGGTGGCATTGAAGCCGAAGCGGCAATGTTAGGCCAGCCCGTTTCTATGTTGTTACCTGAAGTGATTGGCTTTCGCTTAATAGGAAAACTTAAAGAAGGTGTAACTGCTACCGATCTCGTATTGACGGTGACCCAAATGCTCCGCCAAAAGGGTGTTGTTGGTAAATTTGTTGAATTTTTTGGCCCTGGTTTGGAGCATATGACGCTTGCTGATCGGGCGACGATTGGGAATATGGCACCTGAATATGGAGCAACCTGTGGCTTTTTTCCAATTGATAAAGAGACAGTACGTTATCTCAATATGACAGGGCGTGATGAAAATCGGATTGCCTTAGTGGAGGCTTACTCCAAAGCACAAGGGATGTGGCATGACGAAAGGGTGGCTAGTCCCATTTTTAGTGATACAATTGAATTAGATATGGGAACCGTTGTTCCTTCGATGGCTGGTCCTAAACGTCCTGAAGGACGTATTGCATTGGAAAATGTTGGGCAAGGTTTTGAGAAGGCATTGGTTGAAGACTATAAGAAAACTTCAGGACAAGATGAGCATTATCAGGTTGAAGGAGAAGAATATGAACTTAGTCACGGTGATGTGGTGATCGCTGCGATTACTTCCTGTACAAATACATCGAATCCAAGTGTTCTTATTGCAGCAGGTCTTTTGGCACGAAATGCAGTGGCAAAAGGTCTCAAAAGCAAACCATGGGTAAAAACTTCCCTTGCACCTGGTTCACAAGTCGTTGAAGCTTACCTTAAAAATTCGGGTCTTCAAAAAGATTTAGATGCATTAGGATTTAACTTAGTAGGGTTTGGGTGCACGACATGTATTGGAAATTCTGGTCCTTTGCATCCAGCTATTTCCAAAACGATTAATGACAATGGTGTCATTGCAGCTGCAGTTCTTTCAGGAAATCGTAATTTTGAAGGACGTGTTTCCCCTGATGTGCAAGCGAATTATTTAGCTTCACCCCCATTAGTTGTTGCACATGCACTTGTCGGAACGGTGCGTAAAGATTTAACCAAGGAGCCTCTTGGTGAAGATTCAGATGGTCAACCGATTTACTTGAGAGATATTTGGCCAACTTCTCAAGAAATACAGGCGTTTATCGAAGAAAATGTCACGCGTAAGGTTTTTGCCGAAAAATATGCAGATGTTTTTAAGGGAGATGAAAATTGGCAAAAAGTTCAAATCCCTACGGGGGCTACCTATTCTTGGGATGAGCAATCCACCTATGTCCGTAATCCACCTTATTTTTATGATATGCAGAAAACGCCTAATGTCTTACCAGATATTAAGGATGCACGGATTTTAGGTTTGTTTGGTGATAAAATCACGACGGATCATATTTCTCCTGCTGGTTCTATTAAGGCAGCTTCTCCTGCTGGAAAGTATTTAATGGATCATGGTGTTCACGTGGCTGATTTTAATCAATATGGGACGCGTCGTGGGAATCATGAAGTTATGGTTCGTGGGACCTTTGCCAATATCCGCATTCGTAATTTCATGTTAGGAGAAGATGGTCGAGAAGGAGGTTATACGGTTCATTATCCCTCAGCGATAGAACAAACCATTTACGATGCAGCCATGGCGTATAAACAAGAAGGTATTCCGCTCGTTGTTTTTGCGGGGATTGAATATGGCAATGGATCATCACGCGATTGGGCTGCCAAGGGAACCAATCTTCTTGGTATCAAAGCGGTGATTGTGCAATCTTTTGAAAGGATTCATCGTTCTAATCTTGTTGGTATGGGCATTGTCCCTTTTGTCTTTGGGGAGGGGTTAAGTTGGAAATCTTTAGGCTTAAAGGGCGATGAAAAGGTGACAATTGAAGGGATTCATAACTTGAAACCTCGTCAAAAGACTGTAGCGAAAATTACTTTTTCTGATGATACGGTAAAAACCGTTCCATTATTATGCCGTATTGATACGGAAGATGAGCTAGATTATTTGCATCATGGTGGAATTTTGCAATATGTTTTGCGTAAGCTAGCCATTTAA
- a CDS encoding RepB family plasmid replication initiator protein has protein sequence MQNALICTGYGLILSEKRIVMIAIFKLDMLYHRSNDVPTTRIIAAECVELAECEMHTAYESLQSAYKKLYQRSITFYEPAYIRKGKSISSTEFKMRWVWQTHYQKAID, from the coding sequence ATGCAAAACGCATTAATCTGTACTGGGTACGGGTTGATTTTATCTGAAAAAAGAATTGTGATGATAGCTATTTTTAAACTTGATATGCTCTATCATCGCTCAAATGATGTGCCAACAACACGTATAATAGCTGCTGAGTGTGTAGAATTAGCTGAATGCGAAATGCACACTGCCTATGAATCACTTCAAAGTGCTTATAAAAAATTATATCAACGATCTATTACGTTTTATGAACCCGCTTACATTCGCAAAGGTAAATCTATTTCTTCAACAGAATTTAAAATGAGGTGGGTTTGGCAAACACACTATCAAAAAGCAATTGATTAG
- a CDS encoding Hsp33 family molecular chaperone produces the protein MSEQAKDEASLNDISLHEDDAVIPFQVEELDIRGRVVQLGETLNSILNRHQYPEPVSYLLAEALLLTVLLGTSLKLTGKFILQTHSDGPVNMLVCDFSPPCSLRGYARFDKERLQQAIDKDKASSETLLGKGTLAFTIDQGSHMQPYQGIVALDGSNLQDASRTYFDQSEQIPTDIRLAVAILINRDQQGKPQKSWRAGGILTQLLPQASSHHKVYEFHQKQEKTKTHTQLDNQWQEAKILMATIESSELTDPHVGSKQLLFRLFHEQGVRVFNPLSLVDQCSCSREKIRGILEGFPIDERNKMVKNKYISVTCEFCSETYRFTAQEFLEEKT, from the coding sequence ATGAGTGAACAAGCGAAAGATGAAGCCTCTCTCAACGACATCTCCTTGCATGAAGATGATGCTGTTATTCCCTTTCAAGTCGAAGAACTTGATATCCGTGGACGTGTTGTACAACTTGGGGAAACTTTAAATTCTATTCTTAACAGACATCAATATCCTGAACCGGTTTCTTATCTTCTGGCCGAGGCTTTACTTTTGACTGTTCTGCTTGGAACTTCTCTAAAGCTTACGGGAAAGTTTATTTTACAAACCCATTCCGATGGACCGGTTAATATGTTGGTATGTGATTTTTCTCCTCCTTGCAGTTTACGTGGATACGCTCGTTTTGATAAAGAACGGCTTCAACAAGCAATAGATAAGGATAAAGCCTCTTCAGAAACACTCTTAGGAAAAGGTACTTTAGCTTTTACAATTGATCAAGGTTCCCACATGCAACCCTATCAAGGAATTGTTGCATTAGATGGATCAAATTTACAAGATGCTTCTCGTACTTATTTTGATCAATCAGAGCAAATTCCTACCGATATCCGTTTGGCTGTTGCTATATTAATTAATCGTGACCAACAAGGAAAACCGCAGAAAAGCTGGCGAGCTGGAGGTATTTTGACACAACTTTTACCTCAAGCATCGTCCCATCATAAAGTCTATGAATTTCATCAAAAGCAAGAAAAAACGAAAACTCATACCCAATTGGATAACCAATGGCAGGAAGCTAAAATACTCATGGCAACGATTGAAAGTTCAGAATTAACAGATCCCCACGTTGGGAGTAAACAGCTCTTGTTTCGTCTTTTTCATGAACAAGGTGTGAGAGTTTTTAATCCTCTTTCTCTTGTCGATCAATGCTCTTGTTCCCGCGAAAAAATTAGAGGAATCCTAGAAGGTTTTCCGATTGATGAACGCAATAAAATGGTTAAAAATAAATATATTTCAGTCACATGTGAATTTTGCTCAGAAACGTATCGTTTTACAGCACAAGAATTTTTGGAAGAAAAAACGTAA
- a CDS encoding heme exporter protein CcmD has translation MLDLNGIHSGLLGNLSQKIDFFLGSLKHKQIVVLSYTLSAISLLCLIGYILCKALYQKKILQQLNKKEFSQKEKYDEEHPSKT, from the coding sequence ATGCTCGACCTAAATGGCATCCACAGTGGACTTTTAGGAAACTTATCTCAGAAAATTGATTTTTTCCTTGGCTCCCTTAAACACAAGCAAATTGTTGTTTTAAGCTATACGCTTTCTGCAATATCCCTTCTCTGTCTTATTGGCTATATTCTTTGCAAAGCCCTATACCAAAAAAAAATTCTCCAACAGCTAAACAAAAAAGAGTTTTCACAAAAAGAAAAATACGATGAAGAACATCCCTCCAAAACTTAA
- a CDS encoding heme ABC transporter permease, with amino-acid sequence MNEISHTHKMRSLPISFTRFMKISKMVLPWFAGITLCLLILGLILVMHSPDDYQQGITVKIMYLHVPFAWLSTFCYITMSAAALANLIGKYHLADVALKCGAPIGAIFTALALMTGALWGRPTWGTWWVWDARLTSVLILLFIYLAIILLGRSFDNQVKAARATAILTLVGFVNIPIIKFSVNWWNTLHQPASLLRAGGPTIDNAMLWPLIAMLCCFIFMFITLYLMAMRNEINRRYIQILQIKKSRRAQQQDSSSCST; translated from the coding sequence ATGAATGAAATATCTCACACACATAAAATGAGGTCACTCCCTATAAGTTTTACCCGTTTCATGAAAATAAGCAAAATGGTTTTGCCTTGGTTCGCCGGCATAACCTTATGTCTTCTTATCTTAGGGCTTATTCTCGTCATGCATTCCCCTGATGACTATCAACAGGGGATTACTGTTAAAATTATGTACCTTCATGTACCTTTTGCGTGGTTGTCTACATTCTGTTACATAACGATGAGTGCAGCGGCATTAGCAAATCTGATTGGGAAATATCATCTTGCTGATGTGGCACTCAAATGTGGTGCACCCATTGGAGCAATTTTTACCGCTTTGGCTCTCATGACAGGAGCCCTTTGGGGGCGACCTACATGGGGAACATGGTGGGTATGGGATGCACGGTTAACATCGGTTTTAATTCTGCTTTTTATCTATCTTGCCATTATCCTGCTTGGACGTTCTTTTGACAACCAAGTAAAAGCCGCTCGTGCTACTGCAATTCTCACACTTGTTGGATTTGTTAATATTCCTATTATTAAATTTTCCGTTAACTGGTGGAACACATTGCATCAACCAGCATCACTGTTACGTGCTGGTGGACCAACAATCGACAATGCTATGTTATGGCCTCTTATAGCCATGTTATGTTGTTTCATCTTTATGTTTATTACGCTCTATTTGATGGCTATGCGAAATGAAATTAATCGTCGTTATATTCAAATACTGCAGATTAAAAAATCCCGTCGTGCACAACAACAGGACTCTTCATCATGCTCGACCTAA
- a CDS encoding aspartate aminotransferase family protein, producing the protein MDAISIQPLYECFARRNLHFKQGHGVWLTSDKGEHYLDFTSGIAVNALGYAHPKLVDTLKRQAEKLWHISNLFQSPEQVAFATRLCAHSFSDKVFFCNSGTEALECAFKTARHYYYAAGYPERVEIITFEGAFHGRTLAALAATGHEKYLEGFGPKAGGFIQVPFCDEIALRNAINENTAAILIEPIQGEGGIRKVSHEYLRFLRKICDDNGLLLIFDEVQTGMGRTGKLFAYEWSDVTPDILALAKGLGGGFPLGACLATDKVAKSMTPGTHGSTFGGNLLGMAIGNSVLDILLEPSFLNHVQRMGDKLKSGLLHILNIYPDIICAIQGMGLMVGIQCVVPSNLVVNALENEYLLSVAANNNVVRLLPPLIIREEEIDDSLHRIEKAISYLSQINKEG; encoded by the coding sequence ATGGATGCCATCTCTATACAACCACTTTATGAATGCTTCGCGCGACGAAATTTGCATTTTAAACAGGGGCATGGTGTATGGCTTACTTCCGATAAAGGAGAACATTATCTTGATTTCACATCTGGCATTGCTGTTAATGCATTAGGGTATGCCCATCCAAAATTGGTTGATACGCTCAAAAGACAAGCTGAAAAACTTTGGCATATTTCTAATCTTTTTCAATCTCCTGAACAAGTAGCTTTTGCCACCCGGCTTTGTGCACATAGTTTTTCGGATAAGGTTTTTTTCTGCAATTCAGGCACTGAAGCATTGGAATGCGCCTTTAAAACGGCACGTCATTATTACTACGCTGCGGGTTACCCAGAACGCGTTGAAATAATTACGTTTGAAGGGGCATTTCATGGGCGTACACTTGCAGCACTTGCTGCGACTGGGCATGAAAAGTATCTTGAAGGCTTTGGACCTAAAGCTGGTGGCTTTATTCAAGTCCCTTTTTGTGATGAAATCGCTTTGCGTAACGCTATTAATGAAAATACCGCTGCTATTCTTATTGAACCTATACAAGGAGAAGGAGGAATACGAAAGGTCTCTCATGAATATTTAAGATTTTTGCGCAAAATATGCGATGATAATGGTCTGTTGTTGATTTTTGATGAAGTTCAAACGGGCATGGGACGGACAGGAAAGCTTTTTGCTTATGAATGGAGTGATGTTACGCCTGATATTCTTGCCCTCGCAAAAGGACTAGGAGGTGGATTTCCATTGGGTGCTTGCCTTGCAACGGATAAAGTTGCAAAAAGTATGACACCTGGAACACATGGTTCAACCTTTGGAGGAAATTTGCTTGGAATGGCTATAGGAAATAGTGTTCTTGATATTCTGTTAGAGCCAAGTTTTCTCAATCATGTTCAGCGTATGGGGGATAAACTAAAAAGTGGACTTTTGCACATTCTCAATATCTATCCTGATATTATCTGCGCAATCCAAGGGATGGGCCTTATGGTGGGCATTCAGTGTGTTGTACCTTCAAATCTTGTCGTTAATGCTTTGGAAAATGAATATCTTTTAAGTGTCGCTGCTAACAACAACGTTGTGCGCTTATTGCCTCCTCTTATCATTAGGGAAGAAGAAATAGATGACAGCTTACATCGTATTGAAAAAGCAATTTCTTATCTTTCGCAAATCAATAAAGAAGGGTAA
- the ccmA gene encoding heme ABC exporter ATP-binding protein CcmA, whose product MMLSGKDLAAYRNEEILFKDLSFCLFPQQLMTITGPNGIGKSTLLRIIVGLLEASEGHIVLKDYEQRYPVTTVCHYLGPQNAMKPLLSVIDNLQFWAAFYGQPLYSPYEALADIGLSDLEYLPFKTLSTGQQRRVALARLLLSYRPIWILDEPMSGLDSHAQKRLTRIFQRHLNQGGMIIAATHHSLGIPENHKITLEKFVPL is encoded by the coding sequence ATGATGTTATCAGGCAAAGATTTGGCAGCTTATAGAAACGAGGAAATTCTGTTTAAAGATCTTTCTTTTTGTCTATTTCCACAGCAACTGATGACAATCACCGGCCCAAATGGCATCGGAAAATCGACATTACTCCGAATCATTGTTGGTCTTCTTGAAGCCTCTGAAGGTCATATCGTACTTAAAGACTATGAACAAAGATATCCTGTTACAACTGTGTGTCATTATCTCGGCCCTCAAAATGCCATGAAACCTCTTTTATCTGTCATTGATAATTTGCAATTTTGGGCAGCGTTTTATGGACAACCTCTCTACTCCCCCTATGAAGCCCTTGCTGATATCGGTCTTTCTGATCTTGAATATTTACCCTTTAAGACTCTGTCAACTGGACAACAAAGGCGTGTCGCTCTTGCTCGCCTTTTGCTCTCCTATCGTCCTATTTGGATTTTAGATGAACCAATGTCAGGGCTTGATAGCCATGCTCAGAAACGTCTTACTCGGATTTTCCAGCGTCATCTCAATCAAGGGGGTATGATTATCGCCGCAACCCATCATTCTTTAGGTATTCCAGAAAACCATAAAATCACTCTGGAAAAATTTGTACCTCTCTAG
- a CDS encoding Smr/MutS family protein, whose amino-acid sequence MSSSKWRQKRDLLVSRDRLLWEMVCRTTTPLHGKRVSSISETITNINDKKRCITQNTPVSQENQQHATIIKKEKRAVTQAHKIHFFDHVAHRKISQGRYPLEARLDLHGYMQEEAYFFLKKFLQSSQQSGLRYVLVITGKGRSIGSDGALYRFVPYWLSTPAFRYYVHAFEQAARQHGGEGALYVWLRRFVSGKRV is encoded by the coding sequence ATGTCCTCAAGTAAATGGAGACAAAAAAGAGATTTATTGGTTTCACGAGATCGCCTTTTATGGGAGATGGTTTGTCGTACCACAACACCGCTTCATGGTAAGAGGGTTTCTTCTATTTCAGAAACGATTACAAATATTAATGATAAAAAACGGTGCATAACTCAAAACACCCCAGTTTCTCAGGAAAATCAACAACACGCAACAATTATTAAAAAAGAAAAGAGAGCAGTTACACAAGCGCATAAGATTCATTTTTTTGATCATGTTGCACATCGTAAAATTTCCCAAGGTCGTTATCCTCTTGAGGCGCGTCTTGATCTTCACGGTTATATGCAGGAAGAAGCTTATTTTTTCTTAAAAAAATTTCTACAATCCTCTCAGCAGAGTGGATTGCGTTATGTCCTTGTGATTACAGGAAAAGGCCGGTCTATTGGGAGTGATGGAGCTTTGTATAGATTTGTTCCGTATTGGTTATCAACACCAGCTTTTCGATATTATGTTCATGCGTTTGAGCAAGCAGCGCGTCAGCATGGCGGAGAAGGTGCGCTGTATGTTTGGTTGCGTCGTTTTGTGTCGGGAAAAAGAGTGTGA